The Candidatus Defluviibacterium haderslevense DNA window TGAAAAAAAAGGAGAAGGTATTCATCATATCGCCTTTGAAGTAGAGAATATTATTGAAGAAATGGAACGACTAAAAAAAGCTGGTTTTAGATTAATCAATGACGTTCCCAAAAAAGGTGCAGACCAAAAATTAGTTTGTTTTGTACATCCCAAATCCACACATGGTGTACTCATTGAATTATGTCAAAGTATAAAACCATAAATGTAATTACTTGGTAGATATTAATTAACAGATTAAACTTATAGTATAATGTTTGAAGCTGTATTTCTTGGTTCCAAAGTACTATTCATGACCTTTTTTTAAGTCATATCAGTCTAAAAAGAGAATACCTAATATCAGATATTATAAAGAAATAATACAATATACAGCAGTAGTATAAAAATCGCTTAGGTATGATATTTGAAATAACTTGGGCAATTCTCTTTTCTTAAGTTTAAACTTAGTCTCATAATTTGGATTAATCAGATAGTGCGTCTCTTTGACTATCTTATAATTTAATTTTTTAATCATCCTATGAAATGCTGGAATACTTAGGCCTGTATCTTTTACTTCATTAAGTCCAATAATTGTTTCAGGAAGTTCGCCAAATAATTTTAAGATGCCATTGTATAAGAACTTTGGCAAAATGTGGTAATAAGGCATTAAAGCAGTGACCTTAGATTTACATACTTGTTGGTGACCACCAAATGGCATACACCAAGGTGGAAAACCAAAAAAAATAATTCCACGAGGAGCCATAAATGTTTTAATGAATTCCAAAAATTGTATTTGATTAGGAATGTGTTCAATTACATCTCTCAGCATGATCACATCAAACAATGGCAAGGTCGTTGAATCAATTTTATAAATATCGCTTGCTATTAAATGTAGGTTTTTTTTATTTATATGATCTGCATAAAAACCTTCTGCAATAGCAATTTGGTGTGCTAATATATCGATTCCATAAACTTCACACCCCATGTCCAAAAAAGGTTTCATATTCCCGCCTTCTCCGCAACCGACTTCTAATATTTTTAATGTTGAAGTTATTGGTTTAATGTCATTAATATAGGGTATAACGTAAGCTGCAGTTGTAATCCCTTGCTCATCAAAATATTGCTTACGATTGAAATGTCTTTCCTGCATACAATTAAATACTAAAAGTTAAATTTAGAATGAAATCAATTCTTCTTTTGATGAGTAAAGATAAGCGTGAAAGGAATACGAATGAATACTAAGCTAATCAATGTATTGGATAAAAAGAAAAAGGGACCTCAAATCGAAGTCCCTTTATCTTTTAGGAGTATTCATCCTTATAATATGTTCAAAGTCTTATTTAGACATTGAAGTTGTTTTGTATAAATCATAAGCACCCATTGCAGCTGTTTTTGCAGCTTCAATAGCAGATTTCCAACCATCAGCTTTAGACATTGCGTCAGTGCTTGCAGTTTTTAATTCATTGATTTGAGCCATAACATCTCCATCTAATTTACCTGATTTTAAACCAGCGCTTAAAGCATCAACTTTAGTTGACATTTCTTGCCAGCTAGAAGAAAAAGCTTTTAAGTCATTACCCAATGTTCCTAATCCAGCAAGTTGGTTAGTATAAATAGTTTTGATGCTGTCCAAAGAAGCCATTACACCTGGTTTTAATTTTGCAGTTGGAGCAACTACTAAACTATCAGACATAGATGCCATCATTACTTGAGTTGTATTTAATAAACTACCTACTTCAGTTACAGAAGCACCAGCCTTAGCCCAATCAGCAGTCAAAGCTTCGATAGGAGCACGAAATTGTTCTACATTCTTGCAAGCAATAATAAATAATACAGGAGCGATAAGAAGAATTAATTTTTTCATTTTATTTGTTTTTTAATTTTGTGCAAAGATATCCTATTCCAAAGTTGCGGCTGTTAACAGTGATTAACTTTTCGTCAATACTTAGTTAATGCTTGTTTGCAAATATTTCTAAATATTGATCTATATAAACTTCAATTTGCTTCTGTTTATATTGCATGATATACCTGGGGTGTGCCATAGGGATTATGGTTTTGAACCACTTGAATTCTTTGTTTAATAGTGATATATGTTTGTAGTTTTTGCCTTCACCCCAACAGTAGATCTTATCGGTGTCCAAAGGTAATTGGATCAAAGACTCCATTTGATGAACGATATAGGGTTTTAATATTTTAAAAACTTGAGGGTCGTCATAATAGTTGAAATTCTTGCCGTCTTTTGTAAAACCTATGGGTGACACCGAGGATATTAAAAATGTATTGTAAAAGGACGCTACCCCTCCAAAAGCCTGAATCATTTGATACACAAAGGAAGAAGATGGTTCGTAACTTTTGAGTTCACAAGGGATGTTACAATCCTTTACCAGTCTTACAGGATCAGTAAATGGAATTCCCGTAGTTCCTGCTCCAAGACGTCCAGGATTAATTCCAATGATTAGTTTTCTGATTTTATCATCAGCATAATATTTGCTGTAGAATGAATACATTAAAGCTTGGACTTCCGGAGCATCATAAGGATTCAATATCGCTATTCCCTTAGGTAAATTGGGTATATGATCCTTGATTTGACGATAATAAATTAAGATCTTTTGAAAATATAAGTCTTGATCCAAAAGCTTACATCATTTCTAATAATTGACTAATAAACTGTTGTATATCTTCAGCTCCCTGATCTCCGGAACCTTGTCGCCTAACGGATATATTTTTTTCATTCTGTTCCTTTTCTCCGACGATGAGCATGAAAGGTATTTTCTTTAATTCGTTATCGCGTATTTTCTTTCCAATAGATTCCACACGATCGTCTATATATCCTCTTAATCCAGCTTGATTCAAAGTGTCCAAAACGGATTTCGCATAGTCTATATATTTATCACTAATCGGCAAAATCGCAAACTGATCAGGAGTCAACCACAATGGAAATTTACCTGCACAGTGCTCTGTAAGCACGCCTATGAAACGCTCCATAGAACCGAATGGTGCTCTATGTATCATAACTGGTCTGTGCTTGGAATTATCTGCACCGATATACTCTAGTTCAAATCGTTCGGGTAAATTATAGTCAACTTGAATCGTACCCAATTGCCAGCTTCGGCCCAGTGCATCTTTTACCATAAAGTCCAGTTTAGGTCCATAAAAAGCTGCTTCACCTAAAACTGTAGTTGTCGTCAATGCTACTTCTTTAGTTGCATCAATAATAGCTTGCTCTGCCTTTTCCCAATTTTCATCAGAACCAATATATTTAGCTTTGTTCAGAGGATCTCTTAAGGAAATTTGGGCTGTAAAATGATCAAAACCCAATTTCTTAATAACATGCATGGTAAGATCTAACACATTCAAGAACTCACCTTTAACCTGATCCGGTGTACAGAATATATGCGCATCGTCTTGAGTAAAACACCGAACTCGAGTTAATCCATGTAATTCACCACTTTGTTCATATCGATAAACGGTTCCAAATTCTGCAATCCTTAATGGTAAATCCCGATAAGACCTTGGCTTATGTCCGTAGATTTCACAATGATGCGGACAATTCATAGGTTTAAGGAGAAATTCTTCACCTTCACGAGGTGTACGAATAGGCTGAAAAGAGTCTTCACCGTATTTTTCCCAGTGTCCGCTTGTTATGTATAGATTTTTATGTCCAATATGTGGGGTAATAACCGGAGTGTATCCCCGCTTTAATTGCTCTGCTTTAAGAAAATCTTCAAGTCTTTGGCGCAGTGCCGTTCCCTTTGGTAACCAAATAGGTAATCCAGCCCCAACGCGTTCCGAAAACATGAATAATTCTAATTCGACACCCAATTTCCTATGATCCCGTTTTTTAGCTTCTTCAAGCATAAATAGGTAATCCTCAAGTTCTTTAGCTTTAGGAAAAGTAATCCCATAAATTCGGGTCATTTGTGGTCTGGATTCATCTCCGCGCCAATATGCGCCGGCCACATTTAATAATTTTGCAGCTTTAATAAAACCGGTGTTAGGAATATGAGGCCCTTTGCATAGATCTGTGAATTGACCTTGGGTATAAAAGGTAATTTTACCATCTTCAAGATCTTGTAATAATTCTAATTTATAGGGATCATTCTTTTCTGTAAAATATGCAATTGCTTCTATTTTAGAGACTTCCCGACGCGTATAAACGTTATTTTGTCGCGCCAATTCTATCATTTTGGCTTCAATCTGCCCTAATTCGTGGGAAGAGAGCGCAACACCATTCGTGTCAATATCATAATAAAAACCATGCTCGATAGCTGGACCAATTCCAAATTTGGTATCAGGATAAAGACTTTCTAAAGCCTCTGCCATAAGATGAGCTGAAGAATGCCAATACGTGGCTTTGCCTTCCAAATCATTCCAGGTTAATAACTGCAAGGTGGAATCTTGAGTGATAGGCCTCGATGCATCAATAACTTCGCCATTAACCTTGGCTGATAATACGTTGCGGGCCAATCCTTCACTAATGGATTGCGCAATTTGAAAAGCGCTAACTCCAGAGGCATATTCTTGAACCCTACCATCTGGAAAAGTAATATTTATCATATAAAAATCTCTTTACAAGCGCAAAGTTAACATAATTGTCTTGCAAAAATAAAGGTTAGAGATCTCCTGAGTCTAAACTACTTCAAAGCTGAGTTTCAAAGTAACTCTGTATTCCTTGATTTTACCCTTTTCTACAGATACACTTTGATCTTGAACCCAGGCAGATCTTATATTTTTAACGGATTTAGATGCTTTTTCAACAGCTTTGCTTGTAGCGTCTTCCCAACTTTTAGAAGAACTCGCCATAACTTCAATAACTTTCAATACACTCATTTTAATTCTATTTTATTCACAATTAAAAAAAAAGAAACAAATAAATCTGAATAAAAGTTTCAATCTTCGATTTTCACAAAAACCAGTTCCATTGAGAACTATTTGAACAATCGACCACTTTTATTAATTATTCTAATTCAATTTGTTGTTTATTCAATTTTGAAATCGTTTTGCATGAAATCATTGAAAAGTCTGCCCCAAGGAATTAAGCCTCCAGTTTGTCCCACCAAGGAACACCATATGATAGCGCATGGAGATTTGCGTTCAGATCCCTATTATTGGTTGAATGATTTCTGGCTAAAAGGTCCTGATAGTGATCATGTCATCGAATATTTAAATCAAGAAAATGCCTATTTGGATACGATGATGCATCATACCCAAACATTACAAAGAGCGTTATATCATGAACTCAAATCAAGAATTAAGGATGAAGATGAGAGTGTACCTATGTACAAAAACGGGTATTTCTACTACACACGTACAGTAGAAGGAACAGACTATTTTTTATATTGTCGTAAAAAAGCAACGCTGTCAGCTCCCGAGGAAATTCTCTTGGATGTCAATGAAATGGCCAAAGGTTTTGATTATTATTCTGCCAGTGGTTTTAGTATAAGTCCGGATAATCGTTTTTTACTTTATGCTGTTGACACAGTTTCTCGTAGACAATATGACCTTTACATTAAAAATCTGGAGACAGGAGAATTACTAAAGGATGTCATACACAATACCGAAGGTTATGGCGTATGGGCTAATGACAACGCAACATTTTTTTATACTTCAAAACATCCTGTTACGCTCTTATCCGAAGAAATAAAAAAACATATTATTGGTACTGAATGTGATCTGGATGTCATCGTATATCGAGAGATGGATCAAAGTAATTACATCAGTGTGGAGCGAAGTAAATCAGGTCAATATATTTTTATAAATTCTTCATCGACGCTTTCATCAGAAGTAAAATATTTATCAGCGAATGATCCACAGGGGACATTTATTTTATTTCAGGAAAGAATGAAAGAAGTCTTGTACGATGTGTATCACCAACAAGATCAATTTCTAATGATTACAAATCTGCAAGCACAGAACTTCAAACTCATGTCTTGTCCATTAATACATACCCAAGTGAATAACTGGACAGAAGTCATTCCGCATCGTGCTGATGTACTCATAGAAGGCATAGATGTGTTTCGAAACTTCTGGGTACTAACAGAAAGAAAAAATGGTTTGGTCCAACTTCATGTTCGCAATCTAATAGATCAACAAGATTACCATATTGAATTCGATGAAACCACTTATGATGCAGGAACATTTGCTAATGCTGAATATGATTATTCATTATTGAGATTTAATTATAACTCTTTGATCACACCAGCAACTGTATATGACTATCATATGGTAACGAAAGAAAAAACCATTATGAAACAGCAAGAAGTTATTGGTGGATATGATAAAACGGAATATATTTCTGAACGACATTTCGTAAAAGTAACTGATGGAACGCTAGTTCCCATTTCATTGGTCTACAAAAAAGGCTTCGAGAAAAACGGTCAAGCTCCTTGTCTGCTTTATGCTTACGGATCTTATGGATTAAGCGTTGATGCTACCTTTAATTCGAATAGATTAAGTCTACTGAATCGCGGATTTGTTTATGCCATTGCACACATACGCGGAGGACAGGAAATGGGTCGTCATTGGTATGAATCAGGAAAAATGCATCATAAAATGAATACGTTCACGGACTTCAATGATTGTGCTGAATACTTAATTAATCAACAATATACCTCCGCACCTCATCTGTATGCAAATGGTGGTAGTGCGGGAGGATTATTGATGGGCGCAATAGTCAATTTCCGCCCCGATTTATATCACGGCATTATTGCTGATGTCCCTTTTGTTGATGTGCTTACTACGATGAGCGATCCAACGATTCCATTGACCACTAATGAATATGATGAATGGGGCAATCCTGCGAATGAAAAAGATTATTTCTATATGAAGCAATATGCACCTTATGATAATCTAAAAGTACAGGATTATCCACATATGCTGGTCACAACTGGGCTTCATGACAGTCAGGTTCAATATTTCGAACCTGCCAAATGGGTCGCAAAAATTCGCACACTCAAGACAGATCAAAATGTGCTTTTACTAAAAACCAATATGGAAGCAGGACATGGCGGCAAATCAGGACGCTATAAATATCTTGAAGAAATTGCTTTGAAGTATGCTTTTTATTTGATGCTGGAAGGGATGTCTGAATAAATGATATGGTGAGTTTAAATTAACTAATCATAGTTTCTAAGCATTAATAAAACACAATTACAAAAATAAATTTGGAATTGTTGCAAAGTCTCTATAACTTTGTTATACTTAATAAGTGAAACTTAATTTTTCTATAATTAGTTTACATATTAATCTCAATAGTCAACTAAACACATAAATTTATCTTGATTGGTCCTAATTAAACTTGGGCATTCTATTTAGTATAAACCTCCATAAATCTAAACATTTCATATTTTAAACTCAATTGTGAAAAATAGGCAGTAGTTTTTTTTCAATAGGATTTCTATTTTAAAAATCTTCAGACTAATAACCTATTTGAATTGCAAATTGATTTTAATAGAAGCAATTTGAGCTTAATTATATTAATGTAGAGGAATTCAAATGTTAAACAAATAAATTATTTTACTATGAAAAATCAAGTCACTCTTTTACTTACTTGTCTGATGATATTCAACATGCATCAGGTCTATTCCCAAAATGACACGTTAGTCGCGCCTGCGGATGTCGTTATAAGTCATAAATTTAAAGTTGATTTAACTCAACTAAAAGACCCATTAGATACAACATTTGGAAAGATTGCAAACAGTATTGCTGAAAGAAAAGATATCATTACCAGAGACTTCGTCTGTTATAATTACTGTGCTTATAATCCCTGCACTGGATATTTTGAAAGAGGCCAACTTAATCCTACTTGGGATTTAGCTTGTAGGTATTATAATAATTTATTTGATACAGCTCGTAAAAATAGCGTTTATAAGTTAATTTGGGGTAAAGATGGATATGTAATAAATAAGAATGGTAATCCACCAACTATAACTGTATTAGATAACAGAATTCTAAATAAGTTTACAAATAATCTTCATGGACCCATTTTAAGGGTTATACAAATATTGGATCATAATAATCTCACGCTTAAAGATACCCAAACCATTTGGGTAGTGGATTGCGAATATAGTTCCAATTCAACAGGAATATTGGAATGCATTGATAACGTAGAGATTTCATTAGATTCAAATTGTATGGTAACGCTTACTGCTGATATGTTTCTTGAAGGACAAACTTATGGATGTTGGCAACAATATATTGTTGAAGCAAGATACTGGACGACAACTGGTTCAGGAGGACTGATTGATAGAGACACTATAAAAAAAGGTGTGCAACTAGGTTTTGGTGATTTATCCAAGGAATTTAAATTTACGGTTCGGGATCCAATAACCGGAAATTCATGTTGGAGTCATGGCATTATTAAGGATACTATTCCTCCTCGCATTATTTTTCCGGATACCATATCATTGATTCCGGATGTAGGTACATGCCAAGGTATATGGGAAGTTCCTATTCCTAAAATCACAGATAATTGTTTTCAAGATATTCGATATACCCTGGACATAAATCACGGCACTATTTTAGGTGATGAATTTATTGGTTTCAAAGTTATTAATATTCCCGGAGGCACAAATATCGCCCACATAATAGCCACGGACCTTGTCGGCAATAAAACCATTAAGAAAATTATTGTCAATGTAAAACAAATCCTTCCCATGCCAATTTGTGACACCACAGTAGTAAGTCTAAATGGTACACTGACTCCTGGGTTTAATATTGCAAAAATAGTTGCAGATTCAATAGATAAAACTGTTGATAGTTGCCATGTCCAATTATGGTACAAAGTAATTAGACTCGAAGCCTTATTGGGAACCAAAGATGGTAGTCATGCTGATCAAATTATAAGTTGTGATGGATTAGATACAGATGATGATAGCATTCGAATTGGGCAACAAATGTATTTTGATGACTTTGCAATTTTTTGTTGCAATGATATTGGTAAAAAAATTCAAATTGTACTTAGAGCATTTAACGTTAATCCGGGTGATGGACCTATTGATCCTGAACTAATGGCTAATCCTTCCAGTCCACTGTATGGAAAATTTAGCGATTGTATTACCGTCGTAGATGTCCAGGACAAATCTGTACCCACTTTAGTTGCTCCACCGAATATGGTTGTAAGCAGTACGTTTACGTTAGACATCAATAAATTAACGCAAGCCGATGATCCAACTTTTGGACGAATCGTAACTACCCTTTCTGCCAGACAAAGAGTATTTACAATAGACTATGTATGTCATCGGTACTGTGAACCAAATAATAAAACCGGTTATCCCGGATATGTACAAACGAATCAAGTGCCGGTACCTGCACCAAATCAAGCATGTATTTTTTACAATCAATTGTTTGACACGGCTCATTTCAATCGAAAGTACGAATTAGTTTGGGGTTTTGATGGATATGCATTATCCTCATGTGAAGTAAAAAATATTAACATTGTAATAAAAGATTTGCGAATCAATGGACTTGGTGAAATTCAACGCTTGATTTCAGTAAATGGTCCGAATGGTTCTATAACAAATGCCACTCAAACCATATGGGTTGTGGACTGTGATCGGTTAGTTGAAACGAAAGATGCCAATAAAAATTATATCTCCATCATGACCATAACACCAAATCCTTCAAATGGAGATTTAAATATAACTGTAGATCCATCCATCGATAAATTACTGATAACTTCAGCAAGTGGTGACATAATCAGAACCATTGAAATCCAGGACACCAAACTACTCCAAATAAACGATATCAATAATGGATTATATTTTATCCAAGCCTATGGAAAAGGGAAATTTATAGGTGTGGATAAAATGATCGTGATGGTGAGGTGATGGTGAATTATGAGTTATTATTCTATACTATTCAATGCAGTACATAACTAGAAAGACAATTTGCATTATTGATCATAGTTCCAATATCTAGCCATACATCATTATGGAACAACACTTTAATCAAAAATTCTCTTCATAAGTTATTCGATATATGCTAATTTTAAAATATGCGATTGGTTTGTTTTGTCAACAATTTGAAAAAAATAAATTCCAGATGTAAAGTCTTCTAAATTAATTAAAGTTGAATTGTGGTTCAAAAGGCCTTGAGCAACAATTTGAGACAATTGATTATAAATATAATACTTATAATTATTTACCTCAGAGATTTCATTTTGAATACTTATTTGAAGATTTTTCCCTATTTGTTGAAGATAAATGTTTGCATGATTCTTCTTAATATTTTCTTCTTTAATATGAGTAAAAACATTAGTGTCGGTTACATACAATCCATCATTTTGAATCGTAAGATATGCTCTATTATTGGCATCTAATAAAGAACTTGTAAAATATCTATAATCACTAATAATTGGATTTATACCCTGGTCTAATTCCAATACACTTTTACCTAAATCCTTGCTAAAAAATGGCAATGAATTCAAATCATGATACCCAAATATATATGAAGGAGCATTAAAATTTACCGTGTTCAACTTACCTCTAAAATAGGGTGACAATAATTCTAATTCATTATTTGAATTAGATACAAACACACCGAATTCATTCTTTGCTTGGCAACTAATAAGCAATCTGTTATCCGGTAACAAAGCCATTTGCGTGATATGATCGCACCCTACAAACATGGGATCTAATTGCCATGTTTTGCCTTCATCTTCACTAAAAACAGTAGGGTCAGATAAATAGCTATATGCTATCCATCTATCTTTAGTAACTAAAATATTGCGATCATTGTAATTATCAGTTGATGATTGATGGAAAGGACTAAATTCTTTCCAGTTCAATCCACCATCTTTAGAAAAGTAAAACCCAATTTTATTGAATCCATCCTTACTAAGATAATATGCTTCAAAAAATAAAATCCCATTGCTCGAATAAAAAAATAAGGATGAAAAAATACCTGAATCTGGTATTGGATTTTGGATAAACTTCCAAGTTTTGTCTAAGCTATTCTGTAAAAATAAATTTTCACCTGCTAACACAATTGCTGCTTTATCTTTGTTTATTCCTACAGATCGAACATATTCACCATTTATAAAAAATAGCTCCCAAGTTTTACCATCATCTTCACTTATCCGATAATATTCACGAGCAGGATAATTTCTACAAGGGCTAAAAGCATATAAATTTCCGTGTACATCTTTTTGGAGA harbors:
- the mce gene encoding methylmalonyl-CoA epimerase, which encodes MLHIDHIGIAVKNLTDANSLYTSLLGVGPYKEELVDSEHVNTSFFKVGINKIELLEATDPVSSIYQFIEKKGEGIHHIAFEVENIIEEMERLKKAGFRLINDVPKKGADQKLVCFVHPKSTHGVLIELCQSIKP
- a CDS encoding class I SAM-dependent methyltransferase → MQERHFNRKQYFDEQGITTAAYVIPYINDIKPITSTLKILEVGCGEGGNMKPFLDMGCEVYGIDILAHQIAIAEGFYADHINKKNLHLIASDIYKIDSTTLPLFDVIMLRDVIEHIPNQIQFLEFIKTFMAPRGIIFFGFPPWCMPFGGHQQVCKSKVTALMPYYHILPKFLYNGILKLFGELPETIIGLNEVKDTGLSIPAFHRMIKKLNYKIVKETHYLINPNYETKFKLKKRELPKLFQISYLSDFYTTAVYCIISL
- a CDS encoding DUF4918 family protein, yielding MDQDLYFQKILIYYRQIKDHIPNLPKGIAILNPYDAPEVQALMYSFYSKYYADDKIRKLIIGINPGRLGAGTTGIPFTDPVRLVKDCNIPCELKSYEPSSSFVYQMIQAFGGVASFYNTFLISSVSPIGFTKDGKNFNYYDDPQVFKILKPYIVHQMESLIQLPLDTDKIYCWGEGKNYKHISLLNKEFKWFKTIIPMAHPRYIMQYKQKQIEVYIDQYLEIFANKH
- the thrS gene encoding threonine--tRNA ligase; translation: MINITFPDGRVQEYASGVSAFQIAQSISEGLARNVLSAKVNGEVIDASRPITQDSTLQLLTWNDLEGKATYWHSSAHLMAEALESLYPDTKFGIGPAIEHGFYYDIDTNGVALSSHELGQIEAKMIELARQNNVYTRREVSKIEAIAYFTEKNDPYKLELLQDLEDGKITFYTQGQFTDLCKGPHIPNTGFIKAAKLLNVAGAYWRGDESRPQMTRIYGITFPKAKELEDYLFMLEEAKKRDHRKLGVELELFMFSERVGAGLPIWLPKGTALRQRLEDFLKAEQLKRGYTPVITPHIGHKNLYITSGHWEKYGEDSFQPIRTPREGEEFLLKPMNCPHHCEIYGHKPRSYRDLPLRIAEFGTVYRYEQSGELHGLTRVRCFTQDDAHIFCTPDQVKGEFLNVLDLTMHVIKKLGFDHFTAQISLRDPLNKAKYIGSDENWEKAEQAIIDATKEVALTTTTVLGEAAFYGPKLDFMVKDALGRSWQLGTIQVDYNLPERFELEYIGADNSKHRPVMIHRAPFGSMERFIGVLTEHCAGKFPLWLTPDQFAILPISDKYIDYAKSVLDTLNQAGLRGYIDDRVESIGKKIRDNELKKIPFMLIVGEKEQNEKNISVRRQGSGDQGAEDIQQFISQLLEMM
- a CDS encoding dodecin domain-containing protein yields the protein MSVLKVIEVMASSSKSWEDATSKAVEKASKSVKNIRSAWVQDQSVSVEKGKIKEYRVTLKLSFEVV
- a CDS encoding S9 family peptidase, giving the protein MKSLKSLPQGIKPPVCPTKEHHMIAHGDLRSDPYYWLNDFWLKGPDSDHVIEYLNQENAYLDTMMHHTQTLQRALYHELKSRIKDEDESVPMYKNGYFYYTRTVEGTDYFLYCRKKATLSAPEEILLDVNEMAKGFDYYSASGFSISPDNRFLLYAVDTVSRRQYDLYIKNLETGELLKDVIHNTEGYGVWANDNATFFYTSKHPVTLLSEEIKKHIIGTECDLDVIVYREMDQSNYISVERSKSGQYIFINSSSTLSSEVKYLSANDPQGTFILFQERMKEVLYDVYHQQDQFLMITNLQAQNFKLMSCPLIHTQVNNWTEVIPHRADVLIEGIDVFRNFWVLTERKNGLVQLHVRNLIDQQDYHIEFDETTYDAGTFANAEYDYSLLRFNYNSLITPATVYDYHMVTKEKTIMKQQEVIGGYDKTEYISERHFVKVTDGTLVPISLVYKKGFEKNGQAPCLLYAYGSYGLSVDATFNSNRLSLLNRGFVYAIAHIRGGQEMGRHWYESGKMHHKMNTFTDFNDCAEYLINQQYTSAPHLYANGGSAGGLLMGAIVNFRPDLYHGIIADVPFVDVLTTMSDPTIPLTTNEYDEWGNPANEKDYFYMKQYAPYDNLKVQDYPHMLVTTGLHDSQVQYFEPAKWVAKIRTLKTDQNVLLLKTNMEAGHGGKSGRYKYLEEIALKYAFYLMLEGMSE
- a CDS encoding T9SS type A sorting domain-containing protein, with product MKNQVTLLLTCLMIFNMHQVYSQNDTLVAPADVVISHKFKVDLTQLKDPLDTTFGKIANSIAERKDIITRDFVCYNYCAYNPCTGYFERGQLNPTWDLACRYYNNLFDTARKNSVYKLIWGKDGYVINKNGNPPTITVLDNRILNKFTNNLHGPILRVIQILDHNNLTLKDTQTIWVVDCEYSSNSTGILECIDNVEISLDSNCMVTLTADMFLEGQTYGCWQQYIVEARYWTTTGSGGLIDRDTIKKGVQLGFGDLSKEFKFTVRDPITGNSCWSHGIIKDTIPPRIIFPDTISLIPDVGTCQGIWEVPIPKITDNCFQDIRYTLDINHGTILGDEFIGFKVINIPGGTNIAHIIATDLVGNKTIKKIIVNVKQILPMPICDTTVVSLNGTLTPGFNIAKIVADSIDKTVDSCHVQLWYKVIRLEALLGTKDGSHADQIISCDGLDTDDDSIRIGQQMYFDDFAIFCCNDIGKKIQIVLRAFNVNPGDGPIDPELMANPSSPLYGKFSDCITVVDVQDKSVPTLVAPPNMVVSSTFTLDINKLTQADDPTFGRIVTTLSARQRVFTIDYVCHRYCEPNNKTGYPGYVQTNQVPVPAPNQACIFYNQLFDTAHFNRKYELVWGFDGYALSSCEVKNINIVIKDLRINGLGEIQRLISVNGPNGSITNATQTIWVVDCDRLVETKDANKNYISIMTITPNPSNGDLNITVDPSIDKLLITSASGDIIRTIEIQDTKLLQINDINNGLYFIQAYGKGKFIGVDKMIVMVR